One stretch of Limnohabitans sp. DNA includes these proteins:
- the paaB gene encoding 1,2-phenylacetyl-CoA epoxidase subunit PaaB, translating into MNATANTAALKEWPLWEIFVRSKQGLEHKHCGSLHASDSEHALQMARDVYTRRQEGVSIWVVPSANISASEPNDKPEFFDPASDKVYRHPTFYQIPDEVGHM; encoded by the coding sequence ATGAACGCCACTGCCAACACCGCCGCATTGAAAGAATGGCCCCTGTGGGAAATTTTTGTTCGCTCCAAGCAAGGCCTGGAGCACAAGCACTGCGGCAGCCTGCACGCATCCGATTCGGAACATGCCCTTCAAATGGCACGCGATGTGTACACCCGCCGCCAAGAAGGCGTGAGCATCTGGGTGGTGCCCTCGGCCAACATCTCGGCCAGCGAGCCCAACGACAAGCCCGAGTTCTTCGACCCGGCCAGCGACAAGGTGTACCGCCACCCGACCTTTTACCAAATCCCC